One region of Jonesiaceae bacterium BS-20 genomic DNA includes:
- the def gene encoding peptide deformylase produces the protein MIHPIVIDGDPALRRPAQRVEVFDDALRTLVADMVETLAASNGVGLAAPQIGVSKRIFVFDAPDEDEQRSGVLINPTLQIVQRPPRFAQEFGPRKKAPKFLTDNEGCLSFPGPDFELKRFYAVLIQGFDEHGQPVEVAGEGWFARMLQHEYDHLDGYLYVDRLKGRSASEAKAISKENGWGVPGLSWMPGVDPDPFAHNQESDDDSDWEDED, from the coding sequence TTGATTCATCCAATCGTTATCGATGGAGATCCTGCCCTGCGCCGCCCAGCACAGCGAGTTGAGGTCTTCGATGACGCTCTACGCACACTTGTCGCAGACATGGTTGAGACATTGGCGGCCTCAAACGGAGTGGGTTTAGCGGCCCCTCAAATAGGGGTCAGCAAACGCATTTTTGTCTTTGATGCACCTGATGAAGATGAGCAACGTAGCGGAGTCCTCATCAACCCAACGCTCCAGATAGTCCAGCGCCCACCCCGCTTTGCGCAAGAATTTGGTCCCCGCAAGAAGGCACCTAAGTTCTTGACCGACAACGAGGGTTGCTTGTCCTTTCCGGGACCGGACTTCGAATTGAAGCGCTTTTATGCCGTCCTGATTCAAGGCTTTGACGAGCACGGCCAACCGGTTGAAGTTGCCGGTGAGGGCTGGTTTGCTCGCATGCTTCAGCACGAGTATGACCACTTAGACGGTTACTTGTATGTGGACCGACTCAAAGGCCGCAGCGCGAGCGAGGCCAAGGCGATTTCCAAGGAAAATGGTTGGGGAGTTCCCGGATTAAGTTGGATGCCGGGCGTGGACCCTGACCCGTTTGCGCACAATCAAGAATCCGACGACGATTCCGATTGGGAAGACGAAGACTAG